CGTGAAGGAGGCGTCGCGGATCCAGGTGTAGCGATAGTCCCAGTTCCGCTGGCCGCCGACCTCCTCGGGAAGCCCGAAGGTGGGGGACGCGACGATGGAGCCGTGCGGCCGCGAGGTGAGGAGCTTGAGGGTCAGCGCGGAGCGGTTGACCATCTCACGCCAGCGCCCCTGGTAGGAGGAGCGACCGAGCCACCGGCGCCAGAAGTTGACGGTGCGCTTGAACGCGTCCGCGACGTAGTCGGGCGCGGCGCTGGGGGAGTCCTCTCCGGGCCGTATCTGCTCGAGCACGAACGAGGCCGACTCGTCCGCGCGCAGGGTGAACTCGGCGACCGCGGCGCCGGCCTCGATGCGCAGCGGCACCGACGCGCGGAGATGGAGCGCGATCGGATGGTTGCCCGACGCGACGAAGCGCACGCCGTCGGGCGTGTGCTCGGCAGCGGGGCTCTCGCGCGCGTAGTCGACGCGAGGCTGGCAGAGCATGCGAAAGCGCACCTCGCCCCGCACGGTCTTGGCGCGCCGGACCACGTTGTGCTCGCCTTCCGCGTCCTCGACGGGCATGAAGTCCGACACCTCGGCGATGCCGGTGGTCGCGAGAAAGCGCGTCAGGAGCACGCAGGTGCCCGGCAGATAGAGCTGCCTCTGCCGCGCCCCATCGAGCAGGGGTGCGAGCTGAAAGCGGCCGCCGCGGCGGTGATCGAGCAGGGCGGCGAAGACGGAGGGCGAGTCGAACTCCGGCAGGCACATGAAGTCGATCGATCCGTTCATGCCGACCAGAGCGACCGTGCACAGATCGCCGATGACCCCGTAGTTCTCTATCGGCTGATAGCTCATGCGACGAAAGGATATCGTCGCGTGGGCCCCGGTCTGTCAACGGCCCTCAGTGCGCGTGATGGTCGAGGAAGAAGGTGATCCTTACCCGCGGGGAGCACCCGGCGCCCCGGGCGCTGCGGCCACCTCCCACCCGCGGGTGCCGATCGGGAAGGAGGTCGCGTGGCGGATCCTGGACGACCGTCCACTCGACTGGACCCCTGTCCCCGCGCCTCGTGAACCAATTCCACACCGCCGGGCGCGCGAGCGGTGGCATCGCCCTTGCTGCCGGTCGGAGCATGGGAACGATCATGCTGGTGAGAACGATCCAATGCATCGTCGCGGTGACGGTCATCGGAGCCGCTACTGGCGTCACCCTCACCTCGCCGGCACGGGCTTCGTGCGTCGCCACCGCGCTTCGGAAACAGGCCCTGCTCGCCGACTGCATGGCCGGCTGCGCGCGCCGGGCGAGATGCAGCCGCGAGGGAAGGGCCTTCGATCGGGCCCCTTGCGAGGAGCGATGCCAGAGCAACTACGCTGCCGCCGTGCGGGGGATGCCCTGCGACCCGAACGTGCGCTGCGTGCCCTTGCCGATCCTTCCGGTCGGGCTCGACGCTCAGGGTCGAGACCCCGTCCCCCCGTGAAGAGCGGCGCGTCCCTGCGTTCGCGCGGGCGGCAGCTGCAGGTCACGCGCTGACGGCGGAGCGCCTCCCCCATCGTTCGCGCGCTTCTTCACCTGCGGCCGTCGGGCGCATGCCCTCTACCGGTGTTGAGCCGGGGGCCGCGCTCGGGGCAAGCTCGGTGCACTTGGGCCATGGTGCGCGCACGGGAGCGGATGGCGACGCGCCCGAGAGCAGTTGCGGCGATCGTCCTCGCACCCGTCCTCGTCGCGGCGGCCGCTAACGGGCAGCTCCGCGCGGGGGTCGGGGTGACGGACATCACGCCGGCTTCGGGCGGGGAGTTCTTCGGCTACGTGCGGCCCGACATCCGGGCCGACGGCGTGGCTCTCCGCCTCACGGCCCGCGCGCTCGTGCTCGACGACGGCACCCACAAGCTCGCGCTCGTCACCGCCGACCTCCAGGGGCCCGAGCAGACCGACTTCCGCTCGCCCACGGCGAAGGACTCCCTCGTCTCGCGCCTCGGGAGCCGCGGCTTCACGCACGACAACCTCCTATTCGCCGGCACACACACGCACGCAGGACCAACGGAGTACCCGGACTTCCTCCTCGAGCAGGTGGCGCGGGCGGTGCGCGCAGCCGACGACGCGCGGGCGCCGGCCCGCGGCGCATGGTCGACCGCCACCCTGGAGGACGCGAGCGGCAACCGCTCGATCGAAGCCCACCTCGCCGACCACGGCTTCGACCTCCCGCGCGGCGAGGGCAGCACCGGGCTTGACCCGCTCGGGCGTCCGCACACGATCGCGCCGCTGCTGAGCCTCCTGCGGATCGACCGCGACACGTCCGATGGCCCGAAGCCACTGGCGGCCTGGGTCCACTTCTCCGCGCACGCGACGAACTTCATCCCCGCCAACACGACGTGGTCGTCCGACTGGCCGGGCGTGGCGGTCCGCCGCTTCGCGGCGTCGCTCGGCGTCGAGGCCCCGCTCGCGATCGTGAGCAACGGCACCGAGGGCGACCAGAGCCCCGCCTTCGCCGGCCCGAACCAGAACACGGCGGCTGACGAGGAGGGCCAGCGCGTCGCGCGCGCGATGCGGGCGGCGTGGGACGCCGCCGCCGGCCAGCTCTCCGCGGCGCTGCCCCTCGACGCGCGGTGGACCAAGATCTGCTTTTGTGGGCAGGTGATCGCGCCCGGGCAGCAGGTGAGCCCGGAGCCGCTCTACGGGCTTGCCTTCATCGGTGGTGCGGAGGACGGGCCGTCGATCTTCTACCAGTTCGGGACCGAGGGTCAGCGGCGCCCGGCCGAGGAGGCGGACCCGATCCAGGGGCGCAAGATCATCGTTGGCCCCGCGCCGTACACGACGACGCCCGAGGTGCAGGTGCTGCGCGTCGGCGACCGGCTCCTCCTCAGCGTGCCGGGCGAGCCGACCGCCGAGATGGGGCGCCGCGCGCGGGCCGCCGGCCTGGCTGCCGCCCCGGCCGGGGTGGCCGACGCGCTCGTTGTCGGCCTCGCGAACAACTACACGGGCTACTACACGACCCCCGAGGAGTACGACCAGCAGCACTACGAGGGCGGGCACACGGTCTTCGGCCTGTGGTCGGGGAACCTGATCGTGCAGACGCACACGGCTCTGACCTCCGCCATGGCGGCTGGCACCCTCGCGCCTCCTCCGGCGGCAGCGCCGCCCGAGGGGACCACGGATCCCGGCACGCCACCCAGCGGCGACGGCGGCGTCGCGGGGACGCTCGACGCGGGGCCGTCCCCGCCCGTCGAGCGCATGTGGACCTTCGAGATCGTCTGGCACGGCGGCCTCCGTGGCCAGGATCGCCCGGTGGGAGCGCCGTTCCTCGTGCTCGAGCGCCAGCAGGCGGACGGGTCGTGGACGCTCGTGGATTCCGACCTCGGCTTTGCCTTCGTGTGGCGGGAGACGGGGGGCGAGTACCATGCACGCTACGACGTGGCGCGCGACTTCGCCCTCGGCACCTACCGCGTGCGCATCGTGAGCGCGCGGTACACGCTCACCACCGCGCCCTTCGACGTTCTCCCCTCGAGCGGCCTTCGCGTGCGTGGCTTCACGGCGGCGCGCATCGCCGGCGGTCGGACCCGACTCGACTTCGTCGCCCAGAACCCGCCGCCCGACCCCGGGCGCGACATTCTGTCTCGCCCGAAGAGTCCGGAGGGGGGCGTGCTCCGCTTCCGGCTCCGCCAGGGATCCCGGCTGCGCCCGGGCGTTCTCGCGGCGCTGTGGGACCCGCTGCGGGGGACCTGGAGCGTGACGCTGCCGGGCGACCAGACCGCCGCCAGCGTACACCTCGAGCCGGGCGCTCTGACCGACGGGCTCGACAACACTTCAGGCAGCCAGCCGACCGTCGAGTTCGCAGCGGGGCAGGTCGCGCCCCTCGACTGGCCCCCGGACATCGGCCCCGGCGGCGGGCCGCCACCGGGCCCAGGCGGTCTCTAGTTCCATCGCGCGCGCCCGGCCCGGCGCGGAAGTACAACCTGGTCGCGGTCCTCTGGTCGGCGCGATGGCGGGTCGGTGACGTCGCAGGGTCTCAGAGGCCGAGCCGCTTCATCATCCGATACAGCGTCGTCCGGTCGATGCCGAGCAGGCGCGCCGCCTCGGCGCGCTGGCCGCCCACGGCGTCGAGCGC
Above is a genomic segment from Deltaproteobacteria bacterium containing:
- a CDS encoding glycoside hydrolase family 15 protein — encoded protein: MSYQPIENYGVIGDLCTVALVGMNGSIDFMCLPEFDSPSVFAALLDHRRGGRFQLAPLLDGARQRQLYLPGTCVLLTRFLATTGIAEVSDFMPVEDAEGEHNVVRRAKTVRGEVRFRMLCQPRVDYARESPAAEHTPDGVRFVASGNHPIALHLRASVPLRIEAGAAVAEFTLRADESASFVLEQIRPGEDSPSAAPDYVADAFKRTVNFWRRWLGRSSYQGRWREMVNRSALTLKLLTSRPHGSIVASPTFGLPEEVGGQRNWDYRYTWIRDASFT